The genome window ACGGCTTTCTGATTTACTCAACGTTATGAAAAACTTTTCTTTTCAATGCAAATATATATAAGTATGATAAAAAAACGCTTTTTATACAAAAAAAATTCACCAAAAAAAACGCGCTTAATCAGAAATCAAAAATCATTAATTTTCTGTATATCAAAACTTTAACTAGTGATTCACAAAAAAATACTTTCTGACTGTCAGAAATAATTTCCTCTTTTATCAGACGGAAATCACCCCATCATGGATCACTAGTTTCCGATCAGCCATGTCCGCCAGTGATTCATTGTGTGTAACAATAACGAACGTTTGTCCAAGTTCGTCCCGAAGGCGAAAGAATAGTTGGTGTAAATCCTCCGCATTTTTAGAGTCCAGATTACCGCTTGGTTCGTCGGCAAACACAATAGCTGGCGAATTGACCAGCGCCCGCGCCACCGCCGTGCGTTGCTGCTCGCCCCCTGACAAATGCGACGGCAAATGATCTTTACGGTGGCCCAGCCCCAGAATGGACAGTATTTCTTCCGCCCGCTTCCGTACTTGTTGTTCGTCGTTTCCGCTCATAAAGCCCGGCAAACAGACATTTTCCAGGGCCGTAAATTCGGCCAGCAGATTGTGAAATTGAAAAACAAACCCAATTTTGCTATTTCGGAAACGAGCCAATTCTTTCTCATTTAATCGGAAAACATCATTTCCGTCCAGACTCACCTCGCCCGTATCAGGTCGATCCAGCGTTCCCAGAATATGAAGCAGGGTACTTTTTCCAGCTCCGGACGCACCCACGATTGAAACGACTTCGCTCGCCTGAATGCTTAAATTGATTCCTTTCAGAACCGGCAGACTGCCGTAATTACGCGTAATATTGTTTGCTTGAAGTAATGGTTGCATATTTTTTTAGTAACTAAGGGAGTTGTTACAGAGCGCCAAAGTGGACTTTTGCAAATCTCTTCGCCACTTTGTCACGCTGAAACTTTGTCCCTCCGTAGTTTGTCGCTAATTTGCCCAAAAATTTGACATTTTTCATTATTCCTTGTTCTGTTCCGTATGAATATACATGAGTACCAAGGTAAAGAAATACTGAAACGCTACGGCGTTCGGGTTCAGGAAGGCCTTGTTGCCGAGTCGCCAGAGAAAGCGGTGGAGGCAGCCAAACAAATCATGGCTCAGACCAATTCCAAGTTTGTTGTTGTAAAATC of Tellurirhabdus bombi contains these proteins:
- a CDS encoding ABC transporter ATP-binding protein, with product MQPLLQANNITRNYGSLPVLKGINLSIQASEVVSIVGASGAGKSTLLHILGTLDRPDTGEVSLDGNDVFRLNEKELARFRNSKIGFVFQFHNLLAEFTALENVCLPGFMSGNDEQQVRKRAEEILSILGLGHRKDHLPSHLSGGEQQRTAVARALVNSPAIVFADEPSGNLDSKNAEDLHQLFFRLRDELGQTFVIVTHNESLADMADRKLVIHDGVISV